A genomic segment from Megalopta genalis isolate 19385.01 unplaced genomic scaffold, iyMegGena1_principal scaffold0542, whole genome shotgun sequence encodes:
- the LOC143263392 gene encoding uncharacterized protein LOC143263392, translated as MTTVKKALGLQIERTVYWTDSTIVLHWLRSSPHTLKTFVANRVSEIQSTTTIIDWRHVSSTDKPADLLSRGQLIKDFLQSSVWQNGPSWLQQEHSHWPTWEPVTHINDPERKIAICMATIPVTKDAKILERYSSWTKLVRVIAICRRWRPGRIIKGSLTVSELSQSRVTILRMLQEIYFKTEILALRRQSDPYLHGKLAKLNPFLDQDGLLRVGGRLKNSTLTYSQKHPILLPKSHITTCIIMNEHKNLLHAGAQTTLYSLRRTYWPIDGRSLVWRTIHGCVRCRRASPPSVDYIMGNLPIARVTESRPFTNVGIDYCGPFFIKEKQHRNRGRVKVYVAVFVCLAIKAIHLELVSDLTSEAFIAALRRFIARRGFCVNLYSDNGTNFKGANNELRELRELLRSDDHLKKINTFLIERAINWHFIPPQAPHFGGLWEAAVKSFKYHLKRVVGPELLTFEGLNTLIIDVEAILNSRPLTPLSSDPSDLLALTPGHFLIGDALTSLRDRDLQGTPANRLSAWQRVQQLKQHFWKRWHREYLNELANRNKWTGGQHPIIEGAIVLLREDNVPSMHWPLGRIIKTHPGSDGIVRVATVRTASNVFDRSVKKLVPLLCQSEDQPRENNLTMIGHEICE; from the coding sequence ATGACCACCGTGAAGAAGGCACTAGGCCTGCAGATCGAACGCACAGTATATTGGACAGATTCCACGATAGTTTTACATTGGTTGAGATCCTCACCACACACCTTAAAAACCTTCGTCGCCAACAGAGTGTCTGAAATTCAATCCACTACAACCATCATAGATTGGCGCCACGTCAGTTCTACAGACAAGCCTGCAGATTTGTTGTCGCGGGGTCAACTAATTAAAGACTTTTTACAATCATCCGTCTGGCAGAACGGACCATCTTGGCTCCAACAAGAGCACTCACACTGGCCTACTTGGGAACCAGTCACACACATTAACGATCCGGAGCGAAAAATCGCAATTTGCATGGCAACAATTCCTGTCACCAAAGACGCGAAAATCCTCGAACGGTATTCATCATGGACAAAATTAGTGCGAGTCATTGCAATCTGTCGGCGATGGAGGCCGGGTCGAATCATTAAGGGAAGCTTGACTGTCTCTGAACTATCCCAATCAAGGGTTACCATCCTCAGAATGCTCcaagaaatatatttcaaaacaGAAATACTGGCGCTTCGTCGTCAATCGGATCCCTATCTACACGGAAAACTGGCCAAATTGAATCCATTTCTCGATCAAGACGGACTTCTGAGAGTGGGAGGACGTCTCAAAAACTCAACTCTGACCTACTCGCAAAAACATCCAATTCTCCTTCCAAAATCACATATCACCACCTGCATCATTATGAATGAACACAAGAATCTTCTACATGCGGGAGCACAAACCACGTTATATTCACTAAGACGAACGTACTGGCCAATAGACGGTAGAAGTCTGGTATGGAGAACCATTCATGGATGTGTACGTTGCCGGCGAGCAAGTCCTCCATCCGTGGATTATATTATGGGTAATCTACCAATAGCACGAGTGACAGAATCGCGTCCATTCACAAACGTAGGAATCGACTACTGCGGACCTTTTTTtatcaaagaaaaacaacatcGCAACCGCGGTCGAGTCAAGGTTTATGTGGCAGTCTTTGTTTGTCTCGCAATAAAAGCAATTCATCTTGAACTAGTCAGTGACCTAACCAGCGAAGCATTCATTGCAGCATTACGCCGATTCATCGCAAGAAGGGGATTTTGTGTGAACTTATATTCAGATAACGGTACAAATTTCAAGGGAGCCAATAATGAACTACGAGAACTCCGAGAACTCTTACGATCAGACGACCATCTCAAAAAAATCAACACCTTCCTCATTGAACGAGCCATCAATTGGCATTTTATTCCTCCACAAGCTCCCCATTTTGGAGGCTTATGGGAAGCTGCGGTAAAATCTTTTAAATATCATCTAAAACGCGTCGTAGGCCCGGAATTACTCACATTTGAAGGGCTTAATACACTGATTATCGATGTCGAAGCTATCCTCAACTCTCGACCCCTCACTCCACTTTCTTCAGATCCCTCCGACCTCCTCGCACTCACTCCAGGTCATTTCCTCATCGGTGATGCACTCACGAGCTTGCGCGATCGCGATCTACAAGGAACCCCTGCAAATCGATTATCAGCATGGCAGCGTGTTCAACAATTAAAACAACATTTCTGGAAGCGCTGGCATCGTGAGTATCTGAATGAATTGGCAAATCGCAATAAATGGACCGGGGGTCAACATCCCATCATCGAAGGTGCAATCGTTCTGCTCAGAGAAGACAACGTACCCTCAATGCACTGGCCTCTCGGAAGAATCATTAAAACTCAcccaggctccgacggcattGTTCGCGTAGCTACTGTCAGGACAGCCTCGAACGTGTTCGACCGGAGCGTGAAAAAACTTGTACCGTTATTATGTCAATCGGAGGATCAACCACGAGAGAACAACTTAACCATGATAGGACACGAAATATGTGAATAG